One stretch of Girardinichthys multiradiatus isolate DD_20200921_A chromosome 2, DD_fGirMul_XY1, whole genome shotgun sequence DNA includes these proteins:
- the gdpgp1 gene encoding GDP-D-glucose phosphorylase 1: MLLQFVYSAQDFVTDVLQRSENCPPPSKFDALIRDGWTDRMDRGLFRYHLGDLETRILPGPNGYIAQLNVQRGTERRKPQEILSIQQEFNPSQFNFNKINTDEIICEMIKGTAGVKDLPNGQLPQPCKMVVLINVSPLEFGHCLFVPDPSLCLPQVLTRTAVQVGIESVLLSSNPGFRVGFNSLGAFASVNHLHLHGYYLDHELKIESNLVKPLIPEKNFFRLQGFPVGFLFFTKSEEVDTVARTICDVTDFLVGENIAHNLFLTRGCPPSCQMQSAKERRLRKGVRIAIWPRISCFGAKEESAFNVALCELAGHLPFKNKKDFNSTTEREVISIVQRYLLPDDELQRLEEQLVEHLLTL; encoded by the coding sequence ATGCTGCTCCAGTTTGTGTACAGCGCCCAGGACTTTGTCACAGATGTTTTGCAGAGAAGTGAAAACTGCCCACCACCTTCCAAGTTTGACGCGCTCATCAGAGATGGCTGGACAGACAGGATGGACAGGGGACTCTTCCGCTACCATCTTGGTGATTTGGAAACGCGTATCCTGCCAGGCCCAAATGGTTACATCGCTCAGCTCAATGTTCAACGTGGAACTGAGAGGAGGAAGCCTCAGGAGATACTGAGCATTCAGCAAGAGTTTAATCCCAGCCAGTTTAACtttaataaaattaatacaGATGAAATTATATGTGAGATGATAAAGGGCACGGCTGGAGTGAAAGATTTACCGAATGGCCAGTTGCCTCAACCCTGCAAGATGGTTGTGTTGATCAATGTGAGCCCTTTGGAGTTTGGACATTGCCTTTTTGTCCCAGATCCGTCCCTCTGTTTACCACAGGTCCTGACAAGAACAGCTGTCCAGGTTGGTATTGAGTCTGTGCTCCTGAGCTCCAACCCAGGTTTCCGTGTGGGTTTCAACAGCCTTGGAGCATTTGCATCCGTCAATCACTTACACCTTCACGGGTATTACCTGGACCATGAGCTTAAAATTGAATCCAACCTCGTTAAGCCTTTGATACCTGAGAAGAATTTCTTCCGCCTCCAAGGTTTTCctgttgggtttttgttttttacaaaatcagAAGAGGTGGACACAGTAGCAAGAACTATCTGTGATGTGACAGACTTTCTCGTGGGTGAAAACATTGCTCATAATCTGTTCTTGACCAGAGGATGCCCACCAAGCTGTCAAATGCAGAGTGCAAAGGAGCGCCGCTTAAGAAAAGGTGTCCGCATAGCCATTTGGCCCAGAATATCCTGCTTTGGTGCTAAAGAGGAATCTGCCTTTAATGTTGCGCTCTGTGAGCTAGCAGGACATTTaccctttaaaaacaaaaaggacttTAACAGTACAACTGAGAGAGAGGTCATCAGTATAGTCCAGAGGTATCTTCTGCCTGATGATGAGTTGCAGAGACTTGAAGAACAGCTTGTTGAGCACTTATTGACTCTTTAA